ATTCAACATTAGTACAAATAATACTATATAATATTTATAGTAGAGCTGTCAATCAATTCAAACTTGTAATATAATTAATTACACAATGTTGCGATTAATAAATCACCTTAATTGCATATTAATCACAcatcaaaagtagtttttttttttttttttttaaagacatgcaCTGTAAGTGTTGATTTTAAAGGCAAGCAGGAACTAACAGTGCACCAACTACTGGCCTAGAATACGAAATACAGCATTTTTGGCAGTACTTGATGTGTAAACCCAAATCCTTTTAAAAACGTTGTGTATACATGAAACTTTTTAAATACACAAGGGACAAACTTTTCAGTTTTTGACTACATTGTTGTCGGTTAACCGTAGCCTAAGTCATTAAGTCATTCGTTCATTTGATTCCTTCAAAGGGCTGATTCTTTCAGGAATTAAATAAATGGCTCTCCTTCTGAATGGGCCAATGAAATGGTGCTGGTCAGACCAATCGGTGTATTATATCAAACTTAAATGTCAAACACTTATGAGTCTGCAACTATATCAACTATAATGTCATACAGTGATTGGTCTGAGTAGAGCTGATTCAATTTGAACACACCTAATGAAATGCAAGATGATGTACATTGGTCTTGGGGCGGGGTGAGAGTGTTATTAGTGTTAAAAGTTTCAACGTGTTATTTTTTCCAAAAAGAATTAATTAGATTAACATGACAAATCAACAGCCCtaatttatacaatttttacACAGTTTACATCTATGTCAATGCTTTCTTGAATTGTTAATTATCAGTAATAGATCTTTAAACCACTTCTGAAATGTTGTGCAGATTAAGGCTTGACTTTTCACTGACCACACAGTCATCTTATTGTGATTACTAAATAAATGTGAACGTAAAAGTTTGTGACATACCTCATACTTTGCTTTAAAATAAGTACAATCATGACTGTGACAGTGCGTGTCAAATGGTCCTAAAGCAAAAtccaatgaaattaaaataaatgcgcTTCCTGCAGTTAAAGCACTGAAAATGTTCATTCCAAGTGAACCGTTCACCTAGAAGCAGAAaaaatttattaatacattagaAATAACTATTATGGAGAGTGATACAAAATAAACAGAGTCAAGAACCAGTGGCTCATGTAAGTaattaatacagtttaaatgtgtctttcaaaaaaaaaaaaaattttttgtttacttaacagcaaagaGCAGTCAATATTCACTGATAGTGTAGGTTATAGCAAACATTCTGGTGTCAAAAGCATCAACTGGAAGCCTCATTATTTTGTTAGTCcagagaaaaaataataaaaatctggATCATAAGTTCACTCTCGAGGGAACTTTGAAATGTGTCTTCTAGGGGTTGCTATGGGGAACACCATCAGCATGGCTTGTATAACCGTTCCCCATAGCGACCCCTGGAGGATGCAGTTCGAAGTTCCCTCAAGAAGAAATGTCTCTGGTTACATATGTAGCCATGGTTCTCTgagatagggaacgagacactacGTCCTCTTGTCTCATCACCATGCTTTGGATGTAAGCATCAGATGAAGAAGCAAATGTTGTATTCTACCGGCGCCCCTTTATACTGTGGTTGCTCCGGTAGTGAGCAGGGTTGCTTCGGTAGTGTAGCCTAGGCTACAGCACAGTAGGATagcattaaatacaaaaataaacacaattaAATCAGACAAAATGGTATCCACTAAGCCAACTTACCGACAGTAGAAAtccaaaaaaactacaaatatataAGGATAATAAACAACAAAACGACATCTGACAGGCAAATCATATGGTCTTGCAAATCCAGCTGCTTCATTTCCTGGTGAGTTGTAACCGTATATAGAGGACGAAAAAAAGCTTGTTGGGTCTGTAATGTGCCACAGACGTGCGCAGTGTAAATAAGAGTCAGATTTAGAATAACTAATGATAAATAAAAACTTGCTGATAtaaccctgctggaaaaaaaaaacagctaaaactagcctaggctggtcttagctggtttaagctgaaagtagctggtctccaagcctgaccattctgggaaagtggccaaaacccctctaaaaccagactGCTGACCAGCGAAAACCAACcaggttgaccagctaaaaccagtcaaccagcctaggctggttttagctgtttttttttttttttttttttttcagcagggaagtgcAATCATTTCAAATGAATGTccaataaatactataaaataagCATTAAAATAAACCTTCCTGACTGTGTTGCTTCCCCTAGGCTCTGCTTTGGGgttttttattcttaaaatactGTAGTCAAATCTTCACAATGCTTTGATAACTTTTTGTCAGAAATATCCTTAGCTGTGATGTGCAATTATGTGCCTAAGTTTTTGAACCTCTCTGTCAAGTTTGGGGTCTACAAATTACAGTCATAATCCCCACACACTTTTAGGGCAGAAGGAAGAAGAAATCATTACGTAAAAATGGCACAAACACATGACAGGGTTCCAGCGCCTGTGCTTGGACCCATAAAAGTAACAGTGTACATACCAAACACAAACTGGAGGGGGAATTAAATTTGTTTTCTGCAGCAATGGAGAGAGAGCCTGAGATGATGTACTGAGAGGAGAGAGAAAGACAAATATTGAGGCTTACGTTGGAATATTTAGCTTGTATTATATAAGACAGAATACTTAATTGTGTTTTTACACTGATAGATCCCCAGTAAGTAATACCACTGAAGACAAGGCTGGATTCTGCATGAACTGTAGACACAACACCACACAGGAAAGTGAACAGACCAATCATTATCTGGACAGTCTGTGAGAGACAAAGAATGTACAGAGTaaatttttgtaaattaaaacaaattttgagaatcaatataaaatgtacatttatagcAGCTGTAGTTATGACCTTATGATTGTactaaaaaaaatccaaaacattTTCAAAGAAGAGAAATTTAATAGTAAACAACTCCTATCCTATCCTAATATCATTCTTCTCTGTGACGTCTTTAACTGGTACACTGTAAGTTTTATTACTCTGTAAATGATTAACCTTATTATATAATGGACTTTCCTGGTTTGTCACCAAGGCAAAACATTATGCAATAAAAAATATTGTCAATGCTATGTCTTCATGTACTGTTTTTTTAACCTCACACATAAAAGTCAGTTATTTGGGTTAATGAAAAATTCCTCACCCCAAGGGCTTTTGGCTGGCTTTTcagaaatgcctgaagtccatgAAGAGATGAATCTGCTGGTATCTGTTGTACATAAACAGGCACAGGAGCATTTGTCACAGTCCCAGCTGGTGTGGTTTGTGTCGGTGGTTGAATGTGGATGAAAACCGTTGAAGAGCTCATGGTGCTGGATGTTCTTGTTTCTGAATCTGAAGGATCTGATTACAAAATAGAAATCCATTCAATAATAACATTTCATTATGTCGGCATAGTAGAAATCAATTTAAAGATAAGTCATGTGTATAAAGGTAGTAAGATATAGTGTAAGTATATAATTAATTTTACCCGGGAAAAAAATCCTCTCCTCAGTTGATTTTTCGCACTTAACTCTGTAGTCGAACTTTTATCTACTAagataatagaaaaaaaatgtgtttatgttGTACTTTATAACAAGTATTCTAGATGCACTCAACTATACACTCAAGTATTTATCTTACAAGCAAATAAGGAATTTAGCTATTTTCCcagctttatattttttttttagctcccTAGACCTCATGACTGGAGGGGTCACCTGCCAGGTGATGGGTGACGACATGGGTGGGGTGCTCCACATTTAACCAAAACCCCGGACCGAGCCAACCTCGATTCAGTTTCAGCAGGTCTGCCACTGCAACAGCAATTCGGCCATCAAACCAGAGGCCAAAACCTAACAAACTGCATTATTTTGAACTCCTTGAATAATTCTTCCGACTGTgtgtaaataaaacataattttttgtaTGCAAATATACTGAATGAAAGACCAAGTGGAAGACCAACAGCCCTAAAAATACATGTTTGTTGTCCAATATGTGCTCTCTGACCCCCCAAAATCTCTTTCAGCTTAACAAGAGAATACTcagttttcagaatttagcaATTTTATATGGGATTTTTATAATGTCAAGATACTTCGATTCAAGAATATGGGTGAACtccacaaggaatggactgaggctggggtcaaggcatcaagagccaccacacacagatgtgtcaaggaatttggctacagttgtcacattcctcttgttaagcaactcctgaaccacagacaacgtcagaggtgtcgtacctgggctaaggagaagaaatgGAGTGTTGCCCAgaggtccaaagtcctcttttcagatgagagcaagttttgtatttcatttggaaaccaaggtcctagagtctggaggaagggtggagaagctcataacCCAAGTTGCTTGAAATCCAGTGTTaattttccacagtctgtgatgatttggggttcAGTGTCATCTGCTGGTTTTTTAGAACACTtaatgcttccttctgctgaccaggtttttaaagatgctgatttcattttccagcaggatttggcacctgcccacactgccagaAGCACCAAaggttggttaaatgaccatggtgttggtgtgcttgactggccagcaaactcaccagacctgaaccccatagagaatgcagaaaaccagctaaaaccagctacttccagcttgaACCAGAtacgaccagccaaccagcctaggctggtttcagcagttttttttcagcaggggtctgcattgaatttaaaacatgtttcacaatttgagttgaattactgaaattaaCTTTCTCAcgaaatttttatttattgatgtgCACATGTATTAAACTTTGATGTGGATTTATAACTCAAAGGTTTGACACATGGGACTAAACAATAGTGTGTTAATTGGTGGCAAGAGACAGTTCTTCTCTGAAGGGTGGGAGCAAAAGTGTGAGGTTTGAAAGGGTAATGTAGTGTTTCAAGTCATGTGTTTTAGGGTCATGTGGAGTGCGTAACAAAAGGGGTGGGGTTTTGTGAGTAGGGTTGTATTAAAAGGTGTGGTTTAAGGTAATGAGTTTATAGCTGTACTCAAAGGTGTATGTTTTGGGGTCTGAATCAAGCAGTGTTGTGAACTCAGTTTTGTACTACAGAGGTTTGTAAGGTAAGTtgatcttgtgttttgtgtgtagtTCATATGTTGTTGTGGTTATTTTGTCATGAGTCATTTGTAATTAACTAAAATGTGTTGGGTTTGCAGGAAGAAAGTCTTTCCACGTGTGGAGGTAAAATAATTTTTGAGAATCAGAGAGCAGTTCTGTTTATTAGTAGTAAGTATAAGGAGTCTttgtaattgtgtgtgtgtgtgtgtgtgtgtgtgtgtgtgtgtgtgtgtgtgtgtgtgtgtgtgtgtgtgtgtgtgtgtgtgtgtgtgtgtgtgtgtgtgtgtgtgtgtgatatgtTTGGTGGAAGTGCATTTACTGTTTTTGTAAAGTAGCTGGGCTGGATGCGGAACGAAAATATCTCCGCAAAGAGTTGGCAGATACTGTCTGTAGATTGGACAATACAGAAATGGAGCTGGAAGTAGCAAGGCCTGCCCTGGATTCTGAAAGAGATGGCGTGtagaaagatttttaaaaatggtttataTCATGTTAGTTGTCAGAATGTGATTTTGTTGTTAGAATGTGTGGAGATTGAATGTACAGATTGTTTGTTATATGTATTAAAGTTTGTAACATTGTTTTAAATCCACATATTTTGGAAGTTGAGTTGGAGAGTGGCAAAGAAGATGGAAGTGAAACTGGAGGCATGGATATTGTGCAAGAAGAGGATGTACGCAAATGAAGGCAATTTACTGATCTAATTTCTGTGTATAGTTTGTTGGTGGAATGTAAATAGTAATGTCTAAAgagaaataagaaaataaaataattataataaaacaatgcGCTCAAAGACAAGCcaagcaaaaaataaacaaataaaaaaaaaaaaaaaaaaaaaaagataaactgCAGGTCTCATGGAGG
Above is a genomic segment from Garra rufa chromosome 2, GarRuf1.0, whole genome shotgun sequence containing:
- the LOC141326051 gene encoding membrane-spanning 4-domains subfamily A member 15-like, translated to MSSSTVFIHIQPPTQTTPAGTVTNAPVPVYVQQIPADSSLHGLQAFLKSQPKALGTVQIMIGLFTFLCGVVSTVHAESSLVFSGITYWGSISYIISGSLSIAAENKFNSPSSLCLVNGSLGMNIFSALTAGSAFILISLDFALGPFDTHCHSHDCTYFKAKYEGC